TCTTGTACCTGCTGTTCGCGAACGGTCTCGGTTTCGGCAAGCCGATCGATTTTGCGCAACTTGCGGCCGCGCCGTGGATCGGCCTGCCGCACTTCACCACACCGACCTTCCAGGCCGACGCGATCTTCCTGATCGCGCCGGTCGCGGTCATCCTCGTCGCCGAGAACCTCGGTCACATCAAGGCCGTCGGCGCCATGACCGGCCGCAGCCTCGATGCCTATCTCGGCCGTGCTTTGTTTGCCGACAGCCTCGCCACCATCGTCGCGGCCTGCGGCGGCGGCACCGGCGTCACCACCTATGCCGAGAACATCGGCGTCATGGCGGCGACGAAGGTCTATTCGACCTTGCTGTTTGCGTTCGCGGCGACGGGCTCGATCCTGCTCGGCTTCTCGCCGAAATTCGGCGCGCTGATCCTGTCGATCCCTGGCCCCGTCATCGGCGGCCTCTCGATCGTGCTGTTCGGCTTGATCGCGGCGATGGCCGGACGGATCTGGGTCGAGAACAAGGTCGACTTCGCAAATCCGGCAAACCTGATCACCGTCGCCGTCGCGCTGACCGCCGGCGCCGGTGACCTCACGCTGAAATTCGGCGCATTCACGATCGGCGGCATCGGCACAGCGACCTTCGGCGCCATCATCCTCTATAAGATCCTGACCTCGCCCCTCGCGCGCCGCGCAGAATGATCCCAGCGATGCGCTGACGGGATGGAACAAAAAGCCTGTTCCATCCATGATGAAGTATCCCGGAGAAAGCTCATGACACAGACCGACCGCTCAACCCCTTTTGCTTCGCGCCTCGTCGGCCAATACGCGCTGGTGACCGGCGCCTCGCAAGGCATCGGCCGCGCCGTCGCCGTCCGGCTCGCCCAGGAGGGCGCGACCGTCGCCATCAATTATGTCGACCATCCCGAGAAGGCCGACGAGTCGCTCGCGATGGCACGAACGGCTTCGAGCGACCGCGGTCACGGCAAGCTCGATCATATCGTCGTCAAGGCCGACGTCAGCAACGAGCAGGAGGTCACTGCGATGTTCGAGACGGTCTTGGCGCGCTTCAAGCGCCTCGACTGTCTGGTCAACAATGCCGGCTTCCAGCGGGAGTCGCCGAGCGAGGCGCTCGACATCGACACCTATCGCCGCATCATCGACGTCAATCTCAACGGCGCGGTGCTCTGCGCGCAGAAAGCGCTCGCGCATTTCGTCGCGCGCGGCGGCGGCGGCAGCATCATCAACTGCTCCAGCGTCCACCAGATCATCCCGAAGCCGGGCTATCTCGCTTATTCGATCAGCAAGGGCGGCATGGCCAATCTGACGCGCACGCTGGCGCTCGAGTTCGCCGGTCGCGGCATCCGCGTCAACGCGGTCGGCCCTGGCGCGATCGACACGCCGATCAACGCGGCCTGGACCGGCGATCCCGAAAAGCGCGGCGTCGTCACCAGCCACATTCCGCTTGGCCGCGTCGGCACGCCGGAGGAGATCGCCGCGGTGTTCGCCTTCCTCGCCTCGGATGAAGCGAGCTACATCACCGGGCAGACCATCTATGCCTGCGGAGGCCTGACGCTGTTTCCGGAATTTCGCGAGAACTGGGCGAGTTGAAGCTCGGTCCGATGGGGCAGCAGGCGTCCGCGCTGCATCTGGCAGAATCCGTCCGCGCGAACTACATCTGCGCCATGACAAACTCCCCGCTGGCAAGCTCCCCGCTTCAGGATTTCGTCGGCCGGCACGACAATCTGTTCGTGCTGACCGGCGCCGGTTGCAGCACCAATTCGGGCATTCCCGACTATCGCGACAGCCATGGCAACTGGAAGCGGACCCAGCCGGTGAACTTCCAGGCCTTCATGTCGGAGGAGCCCACGCGCCAGCGCTATTGGGCGCGCAGCATGATCGGCTGGCGGCGCTTCGGCCAGGCGCGGCCGAACGATGCGCATCACGCGCTGGCCCGGCTCGAGGCTGGCGGCCGCTGCGGCATGCTGCTGACCCAGAATGTCGATCGGCTGCATCAATCCGCCGGCCACCGCCAGGTGATCGACCTGCACGGCCGGCTCGACCTCGTCCGCTGCATGGGCTGCGGGGCGAAGACGCAGCGCAGCGAATTCCAGGACAGGCTCGGCCGCGTCAATGCCGAATGGCTGACGCTCGATGCCGCGGACGCGCCCGACGGCGACGCCGATCTGGAGCATGCGAACTTCTCGTCGTTCAACGTGCCTTCTTGCGAGGCCTGCGGCGGCATCCTCAAGCCCGATGTCGTGTTCTTCGGCGAGAACGTCCCCCGCGATGTCGTCGCCACCGCGCAGGATCATCTGGCGCAAGCCGACGCCATGCTGATCGTCGGCTCCTCGCTGATGGTCTATTCCGGCTTCCGCTTCGTGCAGGCCGCAGCGCAGCGCAACATTCCGATCGCCGCGATCAATCTCGGCCGCACCCGCGCCGACGATCTCCTCACGCTGAAGGTCGAGGAGCGCTGCGAAGCGGCGCTTGCATTCCTGCTCTGAAGGGCCGCGAGACGAACACGTCTTGCCTATTGCATAGGTGCCAAGCAGAATAGCCGGGCGCAGCGCTTTCGGCATGCTCGATGGCATGGAAATTGCTGCATTTTCGCCCTGGGTTTTGACGATCAGCCGGAGAAGTTTGGAATGCTTGAAGGAGCCGAGGTGCGGCTTGCCGTCGATATCGGCGGCACGTTCACCGACATCGTGCTGGACGTGGGGCAGGATCGCAAGACCCGCAAGGTGCTTACGACGCCGCAGCGGCCCGAGCAGGCGGTGCTGGAGGGCATGCGGCTCATTCTCACCGATGCGCGTGCGCATATCAGCGACATCGACGTCTTCATTCACGGTACGACGCTCGCGACCAACGCCATCATCGAGCGGCGCGGCGCCAGGACGGCGCTGATCGCCACCGACGGCTTTCGCGACGTGCTCGATATCGGCACCGAGAGCCGCTACGACCAGTATGATCTCTCAATCGACAAGCCGAAGCCGCTGGCGCCGCGTTCCCTCCGCTTCACCGTGCCCGAGCGCATCGACGCCCATGGCGCCGTCCGCCTCCCGCTGGACGAAGCGGCCGTGCGCGCACTCGCCCCGAGATTGCGCGAGCAAGGCGTCCAGAGCGTCGCGATCGCCTTCCTGCACTCCTACGCCAATCCCGAGCACGAGCGCCGCGCGGCGGCGATCATCGGCGAGGAAATGCCCGGCATTTCGGTGACGGTGTCGTCGGCGGTGTGCCCGGAAATCCGCGAATATGAGCGCACCTCCACCGCGGTTGCGAATGCCTATGTTCAGCCGCTGATCGACGGCTATCTCGCCCGCATGGCCGATGCCTTGCAGGTCGAGCAGTTCCGCGGCGCCATCTATCTCGTCACGTCAGGCGGCGGCGTCACCTCGATCGAGACGGCGCGGCGCTTTCCGGTGCGCCTCGTCGAATCCGGTCCGGCCGGCGGCGCCATTTTCGCGGCGCAGATCGCGGCGCGGCTCGGCGAGAGCAAGGTGCTCTCCTTCGACATGGGTGGCACCACGGCAAAGATCTGCCTGATCGAAAAATACCAGCCCGAGACCTCGCGCGTGTTCGAGGTCGATCGCGCCGCGCGTTTCCTGAAAGGCTCCGGCCTGCCGGTGCGCATCCCCGTGATCGAGATGGTCGAGATCGGCGCCGGCGGCGGCTCGATCGCGCATATCGACGCGATGAAGCGCGTCACCGTCGGCCCGGAGAGCGCCTCGTCGGAGCCGGGACCGGCCTGCTACGGCCGCGGCGGCCAGCGTCCGGCCGTGACCGACGCGGACGTTGCGCTCGGCATGATCGATCCCGATGCCTTTGCAGCCGGCACGATCAAGCTCGATCCGGAGCTGTCGAAGCAGGCGCTGCTGCGCGACGTCGGCGAGCCGCTTGGCCTTTCCGCGGAAACCGCGGCCTATGCCGTGCACGAGGTCGTCTGCGAGAACATGGCGAGCGCGGCGCGCGTGCATGCGGTCGAGCGCGGCGAGATCGTCGGCCAGCACACGCTGATCGCCTTTGGCGGTGCCGCGCCGCTGCATGCGGCGCGCGTTGCCGAGAAGATCGGCGTCTCCCGCGTGATCGTGCCATCGAACGCCGGCGTCGGTTCGGCGGTCGGTTTCCTTGCGGCTCCCATCGCCTATGAGCTAGTCCGCAGCCGGCATGTCCGGCTCGACGATTTCGACACCGAGGCGGTCTCCGACCTCTTGCAGGAGATGGTGAGCGAAGCTCGCGCGCTGGTCGAGCCGGGTGCGGCTGGTGCGCCGGTGCGCGAGCGCCGCGCCGCCTTCATGCGCTATGTCGGCCAGGGCCACGAGATCAGCGTCGAGCTGCCGAACCGGCCGCTGACGTCAGCCGATCTCGCCGGCCTGCGCCAGAAGTTCGAAGCGGATTATTCCGCGATGTTCGAGCGCCCGATCCCCGGCGCGGCGATCGAGGTGTTGAGCTGGTCGGTGCTCGCAACCACCGAACCGCGCAATCCGTCGCCCGTTGCCGCCGTTGCGCGCAAACCTGCGGCCAAGGCGTCCGGCAGCCGAAAATTCTTCGACGGCCGCGCCGGCGAGGTGATCGAGATCCCGCTCTATCGCCGCGAGGACATGGCGCCGGGCGCGACGATTGCGGGTCCGGCGGTCATTGCGGAGGACGAGACCTCCACCTTCGTCTCCACCAGTTTTGACGCCCATATCGACGGTGCCGGCAGCATCGTCATGGAACGGAAGGCAGCCTGATCATGAGCAAGGCAAATGGCGCGAGCCTGATCGACCTTCAGATCATGTGGCACCGGCTGATCGCCGTGGTCGAGGAGCAGGCCCAGGTGCTGCTCCGCACCGCCTTCAGCCCGATCGTGCGCGAATGCGGCGACCTCTCGGCCGGTGTATTCGACCTCAAGGGGCGAATGCTGGCGCAAGCGGTGACGGGCACGCCCGGCCACGTCAACTCGATGGCGGAATCGGTCAAGCACTTCATCGCGCATTTCCCGCTGGAGACGATGAAGGAGGGCGACGCCTACATCACCAACGACCCCTGGATGGGCACCGGCCATCTCAACGACTTCGTCGTCACCACGCCCTGCTTCAAGGACGGCAAGATCGTCGCGCTGTTCTCCTGCACCAGCCATCTCATGGACATCGGCGGCATCGGCTTCGGCCCTGACGCCACCGACGTGTTCATGGAAGGGCTCTACATCCCCATGCTCAAGCTGATCGACCAGGGCGTCGTCAACGAGACGCTGATGGCGATGATCCGCACCAACACGCGGCTGCCGATTGACACCGAGGGCGACACCTATTCGCTCGCCGGCTGCAACGACGTCGGCTGCGAGCGCCTGGTCGAGATGATGACCGAGTTCGGCATCGACACGCTCGACGAACTCGGCGACTACATCTGTGACCGCTCGCGCGAGGCCGTGCTGGCCGAGATCGCAAAGCTGCCGAAGGGCAGCTGGCGCAACACGATGGTGGTCGACGGCTACGATGCGCCGGTCACGCTCGCTGCGACGCTGACGATCTCGGACGAAGGCATCCACGTCGATTTCGACGGCACCTCCGCTGCCTCGAAGTTCGGCATCAACGTGCCCTTGTCCTACACCACGGCCTACACCGTGTTCGGCCTCGGCTGCGTCGTCGCCTCGCAGATCCCCAACAATGCGGGCTCGCTCTCGCCGCTGACCGTGTCGGCGCCCGCGGGCGCGATACTCAATGCGCCGAAGCCCGCGCCGGTCGCCTCACGCCACATCATCGGCCAGATGCTGCCCGACGTGGTGTTCGGCTGCCTGCGTCAGATCATCCCCGAGCGCGTGCCGGCGGAAGGCACGTCCTGCCTGTGGAATCTCAATGTGCGCGGCCAGACCCGCTCCGGCGTCGGCGGCAATTACGGGTTCTCGATGGCGGTGACCTCCAACGGCGGCACCGGCGCGCGGTTCGGCAAGGACGGCCTCTCCGCGACCGCCTATCCCAGCGGTGTGCGCGGCACGCCGGTCGAGATCGCGGAAACGCAGACGCCGCTAATCTTCTGGCGCAAGGAGCTGCGCCCGGATTCCGGCGGGGCAGGGCGCACCCGTGGCGGCCTCGGCCAGATCATCGAGGTCGGCAGCGGCGTCGACGCGCCGTTCGACATCCTCGCGGCGTTCGACCGGATCGATCATCCGCCGCGCGGCCGCGATGGCGGCAAGAACGGCGAGGCCGGCTATGTCGGCCTCAAGTCCGGCAAGAAGCTGCGTGGCAAAGGCTTTCAGCAAGTGCCGCCGGACGACCGGCTGGTGGTGATGACGCCCGGGGGCGCCGGCATCGGTGCGCCGACGATGCGCGATCGTGCCGCGGTCAAGGACGACATCGAAAGCGGTCTCGTGTCCGCCGACAATGCGGTTGCAGTTTATGGGTACTCGCGCTGATGCATCAGCGCGTTTGTTAAACGGAGGGGCTCGATGATCACGCGACGGAACTTCACCGCGGGCGCAGCGACGCTGCTCGCCGCCGGCCACATCTCGACCCGCGCGCAGGCCGCGACGACAAGCTGGGACATGTCGACGGTCTGGCCCGACGGCAATTTCCACACCCAGAACGCGATGGCCTTTGCGGAAGAGGTGAAGAAGCAGAGCGGCGGCTCGGTCGCCATCACCGTGAAGGCCGGCGGCCAGCTCGGCTTCAAGGGCCCCGAGCACCTGCGCGCCGTGCGCGACGGCCTCGTGCCGCTCGCTGACGTCCTCAACATCCAGCAGGTCGGCGACGAGCCGTTCATGGGCGTCGAGAGCATCCCCTTCCAGTGCGGCTCGATGGACGAGCTCAAGGTGCTGCACAAATATGTGCGGCCCGAATATGAGAAGGTCGCCGCGCGCAACAACCAGAAGATCCTCTACATCGTGCCGTGGCCGACGCAGTATCTGCATCTCAAGACCAAGGTCGCCGATGTCGAGGGATTGAAGAACATCAAGATCCGCGTCCCCGACAAGAATGCGGTCGACATGCTGGCGGTAGTCGGCATGGCGCCGGTGATGATTCCCTGGGGCGAGACCATCCCTGCGCTGGCGTCGGGTGCGGTCTCCGGCGTCTCGACTTCGGCGGTGTCGGGTGTCGACGGCAAGTTCTGGGAGTTCCTGAAATACATCTATCCGACCAATCACGTCTGGTCGTCGCAGATGCTCACCGTCAATCTCGACTCCTGGAAGGCTCTGAGTGCCGATCAGCAGAAGCTCGTCGCCGATATCGCAGCGAAGATGGAGCCGGGCTTCTGGGCGAACTCGCTCAAGGCCGATGTCGACAGTCTCAACCGCCTCAAGGAGGGCGGCATGGAGGTGGTGCCGGTGTCCGACGCGATGAT
The genomic region above belongs to Bradyrhizobium arachidis and contains:
- a CDS encoding solute carrier family 23 protein; protein product: MTTTTSSDEQGQGYFPRWKLKTSGVILPEERLSWGQTVISGLQHCVAMSGSTIIAPLLMGFDPNVAVLFSGIGTLIFFVIVAARVPSYLGSSFAFIAVVIAATGYAGQGPNPNISVALGGIVGAGVLYGVIALIVMWSGVGWVERLMPPAVTGAVVAAIGLNLAPVAVKAVSANAFETWIGLATVLMIGVLAVAAPGLWRRLPIILGAIGGYLLYLLFANGLGFGKPIDFAQLAAAPWIGLPHFTTPTFQADAIFLIAPVAVILVAENLGHIKAVGAMTGRSLDAYLGRALFADSLATIVAACGGGTGVTTYAENIGVMAATKVYSTLLFAFAATGSILLGFSPKFGALILSIPGPVIGGLSIVLFGLIAAMAGRIWVENKVDFANPANLITVAVALTAGAGDLTLKFGAFTIGGIGTATFGAIILYKILTSPLARRAE
- a CDS encoding glucose 1-dehydrogenase, whose product is MTQTDRSTPFASRLVGQYALVTGASQGIGRAVAVRLAQEGATVAINYVDHPEKADESLAMARTASSDRGHGKLDHIVVKADVSNEQEVTAMFETVLARFKRLDCLVNNAGFQRESPSEALDIDTYRRIIDVNLNGAVLCAQKALAHFVARGGGGSIINCSSVHQIIPKPGYLAYSISKGGMANLTRTLALEFAGRGIRVNAVGPGAIDTPINAAWTGDPEKRGVVTSHIPLGRVGTPEEIAAVFAFLASDEASYITGQTIYACGGLTLFPEFRENWAS
- a CDS encoding NAD-dependent protein deacetylase; amino-acid sequence: MTNSPLASSPLQDFVGRHDNLFVLTGAGCSTNSGIPDYRDSHGNWKRTQPVNFQAFMSEEPTRQRYWARSMIGWRRFGQARPNDAHHALARLEAGGRCGMLLTQNVDRLHQSAGHRQVIDLHGRLDLVRCMGCGAKTQRSEFQDRLGRVNAEWLTLDAADAPDGDADLEHANFSSFNVPSCEACGGILKPDVVFFGENVPRDVVATAQDHLAQADAMLIVGSSLMVYSGFRFVQAAAQRNIPIAAINLGRTRADDLLTLKVEERCEAALAFLL
- a CDS encoding hydantoinase/oxoprolinase family protein, yielding MLEGAEVRLAVDIGGTFTDIVLDVGQDRKTRKVLTTPQRPEQAVLEGMRLILTDARAHISDIDVFIHGTTLATNAIIERRGARTALIATDGFRDVLDIGTESRYDQYDLSIDKPKPLAPRSLRFTVPERIDAHGAVRLPLDEAAVRALAPRLREQGVQSVAIAFLHSYANPEHERRAAAIIGEEMPGISVTVSSAVCPEIREYERTSTAVANAYVQPLIDGYLARMADALQVEQFRGAIYLVTSGGGVTSIETARRFPVRLVESGPAGGAIFAAQIAARLGESKVLSFDMGGTTAKICLIEKYQPETSRVFEVDRAARFLKGSGLPVRIPVIEMVEIGAGGGSIAHIDAMKRVTVGPESASSEPGPACYGRGGQRPAVTDADVALGMIDPDAFAAGTIKLDPELSKQALLRDVGEPLGLSAETAAYAVHEVVCENMASAARVHAVERGEIVGQHTLIAFGGAAPLHAARVAEKIGVSRVIVPSNAGVGSAVGFLAAPIAYELVRSRHVRLDDFDTEAVSDLLQEMVSEARALVEPGAAGAPVRERRAAFMRYVGQGHEISVELPNRPLTSADLAGLRQKFEADYSAMFERPIPGAAIEVLSWSVLATTEPRNPSPVAAVARKPAAKASGSRKFFDGRAGEVIEIPLYRREDMAPGATIAGPAVIAEDETSTFVSTSFDAHIDGAGSIVMERKAA
- a CDS encoding hydantoinase B/oxoprolinase family protein, which encodes MSKANGASLIDLQIMWHRLIAVVEEQAQVLLRTAFSPIVRECGDLSAGVFDLKGRMLAQAVTGTPGHVNSMAESVKHFIAHFPLETMKEGDAYITNDPWMGTGHLNDFVVTTPCFKDGKIVALFSCTSHLMDIGGIGFGPDATDVFMEGLYIPMLKLIDQGVVNETLMAMIRTNTRLPIDTEGDTYSLAGCNDVGCERLVEMMTEFGIDTLDELGDYICDRSREAVLAEIAKLPKGSWRNTMVVDGYDAPVTLAATLTISDEGIHVDFDGTSAASKFGINVPLSYTTAYTVFGLGCVVASQIPNNAGSLSPLTVSAPAGAILNAPKPAPVASRHIIGQMLPDVVFGCLRQIIPERVPAEGTSCLWNLNVRGQTRSGVGGNYGFSMAVTSNGGTGARFGKDGLSATAYPSGVRGTPVEIAETQTPLIFWRKELRPDSGGAGRTRGGLGQIIEVGSGVDAPFDILAAFDRIDHPPRGRDGGKNGEAGYVGLKSGKKLRGKGFQQVPPDDRLVVMTPGGAGIGAPTMRDRAAVKDDIESGLVSADNAVAVYGYSR
- a CDS encoding TRAP transporter substrate-binding protein, producing the protein MITRRNFTAGAATLLAAGHISTRAQAATTSWDMSTVWPDGNFHTQNAMAFAEEVKKQSGGSVAITVKAGGQLGFKGPEHLRAVRDGLVPLADVLNIQQVGDEPFMGVESIPFQCGSMDELKVLHKYVRPEYEKVAARNNQKILYIVPWPTQYLHLKTKVADVEGLKNIKIRVPDKNAVDMLAVVGMAPVMIPWGETIPALASGAVSGVSTSAVSGVDGKFWEFLKYIYPTNHVWSSQMLTVNLDSWKALSADQQKLVADIAAKMEPGFWANSLKADVDSLNRLKEGGMEVVPVSDAMMTEIRAKTAPQLDAFLKRVPAADKPVRAYLAEMKR